One part of the Pirellulaceae bacterium genome encodes these proteins:
- a CDS encoding cytochrome c family protein yields MNWYEIINRLVLSLVWAVVVASPVSAEEPRDAVTDVHLNPHQVLGAESCQKCHAAEVGVWKLTPHHTTFMTLHRNPAAQEIADRLGIQSFKNDANCIKCHYTMQADAHHNLQAISGISCESCHGAAEKWIEVHNDFGGPRATRQTESPQHRLARLRASIGGGMRNPVNVYLIAQSCYRCHTVPDERLVNVGGHNAGSMDFEFVAWSQGTLRHNFSRTQGQSNDPSSRDRLRQMFMAGMIADLEFSIRATAAATEKADFGVNAARRAARAAKRLAAAQSKLRQPLLDEVLGVFGSVELKMNHRQPLMQAADQINFLGIRFAASVPGNELEAIDPFIPAQDKWK; encoded by the coding sequence ATGAACTGGTATGAAATAATCAATCGGCTGGTGTTGTCATTAGTGTGGGCGGTGGTGGTTGCCAGCCCGGTTAGTGCCGAAGAGCCACGGGATGCGGTGACCGATGTGCATTTGAATCCGCATCAGGTACTAGGCGCTGAAAGCTGTCAGAAGTGTCACGCAGCTGAAGTTGGTGTCTGGAAACTGACTCCGCATCATACAACATTTATGACGCTCCATCGCAATCCGGCAGCTCAAGAAATCGCCGATCGTCTTGGCATTCAGTCCTTCAAGAACGACGCCAATTGCATTAAGTGTCACTACACCATGCAAGCCGACGCCCATCATAACTTGCAAGCGATTTCCGGAATCTCTTGCGAATCGTGCCATGGAGCGGCAGAGAAATGGATCGAAGTTCACAACGATTTTGGTGGGCCTCGGGCTACTCGCCAAACGGAATCACCTCAGCATCGTTTGGCGCGTCTGCGGGCCAGCATCGGTGGAGGCATGCGCAATCCGGTTAACGTCTACTTGATCGCTCAAAGCTGTTACCGCTGCCATACAGTGCCCGATGAGCGGCTGGTGAACGTCGGTGGTCACAATGCTGGTAGTATGGATTTTGAGTTCGTCGCTTGGTCGCAAGGTACCCTGCGGCACAATTTTTCACGCACTCAGGGACAATCCAATGATCCTTCCAGTCGTGATCGACTGCGACAAATGTTTATGGCTGGCATGATCGCCGACTTGGAATTCAGCATTCGAGCCACTGCGGCCGCTACAGAAAAGGCTGATTTTGGTGTTAACGCCGCCCGCCGCGCTGCGCGAGCCGCCAAACGCTTAGCCGCCGCACAGTCCAAGCTCCGCCAACCTCTGCTGGATGAAGTGTTGGGCGTCTTTGGCAGCGTCGAGCTGAAAATGAATCATCGCCAGCCACTTATGCAAGCAGCCGATCAGATCAATTTCTTGGGCATTCGCTTTGCGGCTAGCGTACCGGGAAATGAGCTCGAGGCGATCGACCCATTCATTCCCGCCCAAGACAAGTGGAAATAG
- the hflC gene encoding protease modulator HflC encodes MNKMHLPLVLVGLLAAIYVMGGGLYTVSETEQAIITQFGRPVGEPITDAGIHTKLPFIQKVIRIEKRFLEWNGRPNEMPTKDKTYIIVDSFARWRVVDPTQFYLRLRDERSAQSRLDDILGSETRNTIAKHELIEVIRTTKDRQPAKDSSLGDLPGSMGTLYPISAGREKLEQEILVNAANKLKDFGVELLDVRFKRINYNKSVQSQIFLRMISERQQIAERFRSEGAGEAAKISGRKERDLLEIESTAYKAVQEIRGAADAKATEIYANAFNQNAQSIEFYEFSKTMETYPKMLDQDSTLILTTGSDIFKFLKNISQSK; translated from the coding sequence TTGAACAAAATGCATTTACCGCTAGTCCTTGTTGGTTTGCTGGCCGCCATCTACGTTATGGGAGGCGGCTTGTACACCGTTTCCGAAACCGAGCAAGCAATCATTACGCAGTTTGGGAGACCTGTGGGCGAACCGATCACCGACGCTGGCATCCACACCAAACTTCCTTTCATACAGAAGGTCATTCGCATCGAGAAAAGATTTCTTGAATGGAATGGTCGTCCCAATGAAATGCCTACCAAAGACAAAACCTACATCATTGTCGACTCGTTCGCACGCTGGCGCGTTGTTGATCCGACACAGTTTTACTTGCGACTACGAGACGAACGCAGCGCGCAGTCTCGACTGGACGACATCCTGGGCAGCGAAACTCGCAACACGATTGCCAAACATGAATTGATTGAGGTTATTCGCACCACCAAAGATCGTCAGCCTGCCAAGGATAGCAGTTTGGGAGATCTGCCCGGTAGCATGGGGACACTCTATCCCATCTCGGCTGGACGAGAAAAGTTAGAGCAGGAAATCCTCGTCAATGCTGCCAACAAGCTAAAAGACTTTGGCGTCGAACTGCTGGACGTGAGATTCAAACGCATCAACTACAATAAAAGCGTTCAGTCGCAAATATTTTTACGAATGATCAGCGAACGCCAACAGATTGCCGAGCGGTTTCGTAGCGAAGGGGCAGGCGAAGCCGCCAAAATATCAGGTAGGAAAGAACGAGACCTGCTGGAAATCGAATCGACGGCCTATAAAGCGGTCCAAGAGATTCGAGGGGCAGCGGATGCTAAAGCTACCGAAATCTACGCCAACGCTTTCAATCAGAATGCACAGTCGATCGAATTCTATGAGTTCAGCAAGACGATGGAAACCTACCCGAAAATGTTAGACCAGGACAGCACGCTGATTCTCACTACGGGCAGCGACATTTTTAAGTTTCTGAAAAACATCTCTCAATCCAAGTAA
- a CDS encoding NADH:flavin oxidoreductase, protein MSRYPKVAQLRSAAQLSQRLSALGVEIPCDPQLLSADQGSPLAVPIQVGSLTIGNRWCIHPMEGWDAHPDGSPSSLTLRRWQRFGQSGAKLIWGGEAAAVQSDGRANPNQTLATGDNEAGLRALLQTLWQAHTEACGSTEGLVVGLQLTHSGRFCKPNSHKQWQPRIAYHHPLLDARVGIAADDDSCLWSDDDLERLIDNYVAAAQLARRAGFDFVDVKACHGYLLHELLSARTRPGRFGGDLDGRSRVLLTIVDRIRSECPDLSIGVRLSVFDTLPYQPGQDVGQPDNWNWNEPYLFGFGVDPHNPLEIDLSEPIQLIGRLQAAGVGMFNATCGSPYYCPHIQRPAIFPPSDGYQPPEDPLVGVARQIRVTAQIKRAFPELPIVGTGYSYLQEFLPLVAQAIVRAGMADLVGLGRMVLSHPTLPHDTLGGQPPNRKLICRTFSDCTTAPRNGLVSGCYPLDDFYKHLPQREQLQQAKVAQPKP, encoded by the coding sequence ATGAGTCGATATCCCAAAGTAGCTCAACTGCGCAGCGCCGCTCAACTCAGCCAGCGGCTGAGCGCATTAGGCGTGGAAATTCCCTGTGATCCGCAACTGCTGTCTGCCGACCAAGGGTCGCCGCTGGCTGTGCCGATACAGGTGGGCTCGTTGACAATCGGCAATCGCTGGTGCATTCATCCGATGGAGGGCTGGGACGCTCATCCCGATGGCTCGCCCTCATCATTGACGTTGCGCCGCTGGCAACGTTTTGGACAAAGCGGTGCCAAGCTGATCTGGGGTGGTGAGGCCGCTGCAGTTCAGTCTGACGGACGCGCCAATCCCAATCAGACATTGGCTACCGGAGACAATGAGGCCGGGCTACGGGCATTGTTGCAGACCCTGTGGCAAGCCCACACTGAGGCTTGCGGATCAACCGAGGGCCTAGTCGTCGGTTTGCAATTGACCCATTCGGGCAGATTTTGCAAACCGAACAGTCACAAACAGTGGCAACCGCGCATTGCCTACCATCATCCGCTGTTGGATGCGCGAGTAGGAATCGCTGCAGACGACGACAGTTGCCTGTGGAGTGATGATGATTTAGAGCGGTTGATTGACAATTATGTCGCAGCCGCTCAGTTGGCTCGGCGCGCTGGTTTTGACTTTGTCGATGTCAAGGCCTGTCACGGATACCTGCTGCATGAACTGCTGAGCGCTCGGACGCGGCCCGGCAGATTTGGTGGAGACTTAGATGGCCGATCGCGAGTTTTGTTGACCATCGTCGATCGAATACGCAGCGAATGTCCGGATCTGTCGATTGGAGTTCGGTTAAGCGTCTTCGACACCCTGCCCTATCAGCCCGGACAGGATGTAGGCCAACCAGACAACTGGAATTGGAATGAACCGTATCTATTTGGCTTTGGAGTTGATCCGCACAATCCACTGGAGATTGATCTGTCCGAGCCCATCCAGTTGATTGGGCGACTGCAAGCCGCAGGGGTCGGCATGTTCAATGCGACTTGCGGCAGTCCCTACTACTGTCCACACATCCAGCGTCCGGCAATTTTCCCGCCCAGCGATGGCTATCAGCCGCCTGAGGATCCGTTGGTGGGTGTAGCTAGACAGATTCGCGTCACAGCGCAGATAAAGCGAGCATTCCCGGAGCTGCCTATCGTGGGAACCGGCTATAGTTACCTGCAAGAATTCTTGCCGCTGGTGGCTCAAGCCATCGTTCGCGCCGGCATGGCAGACTTGGTTGGACTGGGCAGGATGGTGCTATCACATCCCACCCTGCCCCATGACACTTTGGGCGGACAACCGCCCAATCGTAAATTGATATGCAGAACATTCAGCGACTGCACCACCGCTCCGCGCAATGGACTGGTCAGCGGTTGCTATCCCCTGGATGACTTCTATAAACATCTGCCTCAGCGCGAGCAATTGCAACAAGCCAAAGTAGCCCAACCAAAGCCTTGA
- a CDS encoding PEP-CTERM sorting domain-containing protein — MYTRVLFLSALLLVSISLSTQAPAALLNWTLDSQQSYVRLNLPLNTGLTINGIAVNVRLRNPDNSNWSDAGGRASQIAGTFSTQLDVETSTLIYLPDSQSIHAVEFGSFRPNPAAFEPTATNTNNPGGQYTDTSGAPVAFALRINYNSLLFNVTAGFLALRDVSYATGGWIALSESDGALVGTGGTFGIESGFLDIDGNSVTVGNITEQYLVDTRGASLTGYGLLGQKTNTGTVSYRQFSPSIHQLEQLINIPLVFDIEGVQIAGSLTGRILAHAVPEPASSGLAIIALGLAVWRRPLTRASR, encoded by the coding sequence ATGTACACTCGAGTTCTGTTTTTAAGTGCGCTTCTTTTAGTCTCGATCAGCTTGTCGACTCAGGCACCGGCTGCTTTGCTGAACTGGACCCTCGATTCTCAGCAGAGTTACGTCAGACTCAATTTACCGCTGAACACGGGGTTGACGATCAATGGGATCGCCGTGAACGTTCGCTTACGGAACCCCGACAACTCCAACTGGTCTGATGCTGGCGGTCGGGCGTCTCAAATTGCGGGAACATTTTCGACACAACTTGATGTGGAGACAAGTACGTTAATCTACCTCCCGGATTCTCAATCGATCCACGCAGTTGAATTTGGAAGTTTTCGCCCAAACCCGGCTGCTTTCGAACCCACGGCCACCAACACCAACAATCCGGGTGGCCAGTACACAGACACCAGCGGGGCACCTGTAGCTTTCGCCCTTCGTATTAATTACAACTCTCTCCTCTTCAATGTTACTGCAGGATTTCTTGCGCTCCGCGATGTGAGCTATGCTACCGGTGGGTGGATCGCACTCTCTGAGTCTGACGGCGCACTGGTCGGCACAGGCGGCACTTTTGGGATCGAGTCCGGGTTTCTCGACATCGATGGCAATTCAGTCACTGTAGGTAATATCACTGAACAGTATCTAGTCGACACTCGAGGGGCTAGCTTGACCGGTTATGGGCTGCTCGGTCAGAAGACCAATACCGGTACCGTCAGCTATCGCCAGTTTTCTCCAAGTATTCATCAATTGGAACAACTGATCAACATACCTTTGGTATTCGATATCGAGGGAGTTCAGATCGCCGGTTCGCTCACCGGACGGATTCTCGCCCACGCCGTACCAGAGCCCGCCAGCAGCGGTTTGGCGATCATTGCCCTCGGCCTGGCGGTTTGGCGAAGACCCCTGACTCGCGCGAGCCGCTGA
- a CDS encoding Uma2 family endonuclease, with product MTPTKINRIPDLVVEILSPSNPDHDLKTKRRLYESAGIPEYWIVFPNEHQVLQLVHVGGRYVGEPLTESICMQVQPRSMVDPALVW from the coding sequence TTGACTCCTACCAAGATCAACAGAATTCCGGATTTGGTGGTCGAAATTCTATCACCTTCGAATCCTGACCACGATCTGAAAACCAAACGCAGATTGTATGAAAGCGCCGGTATCCCGGAATACTGGATCGTGTTCCCCAACGAGCATCAGGTGTTGCAGTTAGTGCATGTTGGCGGTAGGTACGTTGGGGAACCGCTGACCGAGTCGATCTGCATGCAGGTTCAACCACGGTCGATGGTCGACCCGGCGCTCGTTTGGTAA
- the hflK gene encoding FtsH protease activity modulator HflK, with the protein MKSNRRNRNEFDWRRFDWERIDWKALEQNRGALMLLAAVVIVISGLLTSLYTVQAESQGVVQRFGKYIKTVDSGLRFKLPFGVDRVNIVPVKRQMKQEFGFSTEGATNRWQSSNEQDFERSMVTGDLNAANVQWIIQYRILEPRDYLFSVREPDDTLRHISEAVMRTVVGDRTVDEVITIGRQEIESEALSRLQNLTNKYQLGLSIDQVQLKDVDPPESVQASFNEVNQAQQEREQMINVANGEYNKVVPRASGEAKQKIQAAEGYAIKRVNEAQGDVSRFEAVLAEYLKAPEVTKRRIYVETMSEVLPKMGKKIILDEQASQILPLLQLPTSGN; encoded by the coding sequence ATGAAGTCCAATCGCAGGAATCGGAACGAATTCGACTGGAGACGGTTTGATTGGGAGCGAATTGATTGGAAGGCTCTCGAACAGAATCGTGGAGCCCTCATGCTTCTGGCCGCAGTGGTGATCGTGATTTCGGGGCTGCTGACCTCGCTCTATACGGTACAAGCCGAATCGCAGGGAGTTGTGCAGCGATTTGGCAAATACATCAAAACGGTAGATTCGGGCTTGCGTTTCAAGCTGCCTTTCGGGGTCGATCGAGTGAACATTGTACCGGTCAAGCGGCAAATGAAGCAGGAATTCGGTTTCAGCACTGAGGGGGCTACCAATCGCTGGCAATCCTCAAACGAACAGGATTTTGAACGGAGTATGGTTACAGGAGATCTTAACGCTGCCAATGTCCAGTGGATTATTCAATATAGAATTCTTGAACCCAGAGACTACCTTTTTAGCGTACGCGAACCAGACGACACATTGCGGCACATATCCGAGGCGGTGATGCGAACCGTTGTCGGTGATCGCACGGTCGACGAAGTGATCACGATTGGCCGACAGGAAATCGAATCCGAAGCGCTCAGTCGCTTACAGAATCTAACCAACAAGTACCAATTAGGGCTGAGCATTGACCAGGTACAGTTAAAAGATGTCGATCCACCAGAGTCGGTTCAGGCATCGTTCAACGAAGTCAATCAAGCTCAGCAAGAACGCGAGCAAATGATTAATGTCGCCAATGGCGAATACAACAAGGTGGTCCCCCGAGCCAGTGGTGAAGCCAAACAGAAGATTCAGGCGGCCGAGGGTTATGCGATTAAGCGGGTGAACGAAGCTCAAGGCGATGTTTCGCGCTTTGAGGCCGTTTTGGCCGAATACTTGAAAGCCCCCGAAGTGACCAAGCGCCGCATCTATGTCGAAACGATGAGCGAAGTATTGCCCAAAATGGGCAAGAAGATCATTCTTGACGAACAGGCCAGTCAAATCCTGCCATTACTCCAGCTTCCCACCAGCGGTAATTGA